A window of Ranitomeya variabilis isolate aRanVar5 chromosome 2, aRanVar5.hap1, whole genome shotgun sequence contains these coding sequences:
- the LOC143809174 gene encoding uncharacterized protein LOC143809174, whose protein sequence is MEKSSTSKKKIADAVHTRWKSIRDRFVRDYRNSQNVPSGAGAKRVTPYVHYEQLLFLQKTLSQRSTICSTAAPRQAEELEPSPLEPSQQTGTEDVSVISEPRSGERSTVASGVSARLQSVRGRKRASQKDEADAIIVDGLQRVEDMCRSELKDLRREITDLQSRESVYSANEWKLLFCPMFP, encoded by the exons atggagaagtcgtcaacctcaaagaaaaaaattg cggatgcggtccatactcgctggaaatcaataagggaccgctttgtccgtgactaccggaatagTCAAAATGTACCAAGCGGAGCAGGTgcaaaacgggtgaccccgtatgtgcactacgagcaattgctctttcttcaaaaaacattgtctcagcgctc cacgatctgcagtaccgccgcgcctagacaggcagaagaactggagccatctccactggaaccaagtcagcagacgggcactgaagacgtctctgtcatcagcgagccacgatctggggagagaagcactgtggcttcaggtgtgagtgcccggttgcaatcagtgcgtggacgcaagcgagcttcacaaaaagatgaagctgatgccattattgtcgatggacttcagcgggttgaggacatgtgtcggagtgaactgaaagacctgaggcgggaaattaccgacttacaatctcgcgagtctgtatattctgctaatgaatggaagctacttttttgtcctatgttcccgtag